A single genomic interval of Candidatus Binatia bacterium harbors:
- a CDS encoding amidohydrolase family protein, protein MYIDGDTHYWPVRFIDRVAHPGRGRVEIKEDDGKYVRFGERVPGKVATYYREGKVVHSFKEGRWNLDIRREYMKKDGFDLQVLIPDNRQLIYELDPELGRQLARAYNDTVAEDVAGRNEFIGVAWVYLPDIKEAVRELRRSVEDLGLKALKLSGGYDNSDLDAEVLWPLYEEISRLDIPILVHPGARVFEHQHSHPWLIGSERYEGFPLFPTALGFPLTYMVTAARLIFSGVLDRFPSLRFAFFEGGIGWVPWLMTMLDHHMPSEAPVSTAVRQFFKGEEKIKKSPGEYFRHFYIAAVSWERYLPEIVKVWPDHNIIIGSDFDHGDAISTWPNTVKPIKAMAGLAEEEKEKILGGNIMRLFKMKGESLPPRP, encoded by the coding sequence GTGTATATCGACGGAGACACCCATTACTGGCCGGTGCGATTTATCGACCGCGTCGCGCATCCGGGCCGCGGCCGCGTCGAGATCAAGGAAGACGATGGCAAGTACGTGCGCTTCGGCGAGCGGGTTCCCGGCAAGGTCGCGACCTACTATCGCGAGGGAAAAGTCGTCCACTCTTTCAAAGAAGGGCGCTGGAACCTCGATATCCGCCGCGAGTACATGAAGAAGGACGGCTTCGACCTTCAGGTCCTGATTCCCGACAACCGGCAATTGATTTATGAATTGGATCCCGAGCTCGGCCGCCAACTGGCGCGGGCCTATAACGATACCGTCGCCGAGGACGTCGCGGGAAGAAACGAATTTATCGGCGTCGCGTGGGTCTACCTGCCCGACATCAAAGAAGCCGTGCGCGAGCTCAGACGCTCGGTGGAGGACCTCGGGCTGAAAGCGCTCAAATTGAGCGGCGGCTACGACAACAGCGATCTCGACGCGGAGGTGCTGTGGCCCTTGTACGAAGAAATCTCGCGGCTCGACATTCCGATCCTGGTTCACCCGGGTGCGCGCGTCTTCGAGCACCAGCACAGCCATCCCTGGTTGATCGGCAGCGAGCGCTACGAAGGTTTTCCGCTCTTTCCGACGGCGCTGGGTTTTCCGCTCACCTACATGGTGACCGCCGCCCGGCTGATCTTCAGCGGCGTGCTCGACCGCTTTCCTTCGCTGCGCTTTGCTTTCTTCGAAGGCGGGATCGGCTGGGTGCCGTGGCTCATGACCATGCTGGATCACCACATGCCTTCCGAAGCGCCGGTCTCGACCGCGGTGCGGCAATTTTTCAAAGGCGAAGAGAAGATCAAGAAATCTCCCGGCGAATATTTCCGCCATTTTTATATCGCGGCGGTGTCGTGGGAGCGCTATCTGCCGGAGATCGTCAAAGTCTGGCCGGACCACAACATCATCATCGGCAGCGACTTCGACCACGGCGACGCGATCTCCACCTGGCCCAACACGGTCAAGCCGATCAAGGCGATGGCGGGGCTCGCGGAAGAAGAAAAAGAAAAAATCCTCGGCGGCAACATCATGCGGCTGTTCAAGATGAAAGGAGAGTCTCTCCCGCCGCGCCCGTGA